A genomic region of Roseateles amylovorans contains the following coding sequences:
- a CDS encoding biotin/lipoyl-binding protein: MWPALRQDLALHPGPEATDGSPTWTLHDPASNRFFSLSWPAFELLSRWSLGSMQGLIDAVHRETTLDVTPDDVEGLVSMLQANHLLVASRVADTERLARQAQAMRLSPMQWLLKHYLFFRVPVLQPMRWLQRMSRWVRWAYQPSFWVLTAGLSLLGLVLAARRWDEFTHTLTTYANWQGLLAIGLALSGAKLLHELGHAFTATHFGCRVPTMGVAFLVMWPVLYTDTNEAWKLTSRRQRLLIGGAGMMSEMALASVALLAWSLLPDTPGWAPIRSGAFLLATTTWLLTVTINASPFMRFDGYFLLSDAVNMPNLHERAFAIGRWWLRERLFGWGDPAPERVDPRRERALVAFAFATWLYRLVLFFGIALLVYHAFFKALGLVLLAVELGWFIARPIWREMSAWRQRGRWAWNRATRRTLLILGGGVLVLVWPWAESIRAPAVLAPLQVQTVAAAYASQVVGEVPREGQAVKAGEVLLRLRSPDLDMRLQQAELQEQQLQWQLSQQPFDEKLREAGPALRKQWEASVAAVQGLREQRDQLAVRAPFNGTLAEVPEDLHRNAWTAPGERLLTIAGGRGSRVDAYVDEAALDMLRVGETGRFVPAALEKAGRACRLTRVDPVQVATLDQPAAADLYGGGVAVQRRPEDGKLVPLRPTFHVRLEGCEDKDSSAAPVREVPGTVHLQGERMPWVGRAVRWAAALWQREASL, translated from the coding sequence ATGTGGCCCGCGCTGCGACAGGACCTGGCCCTGCATCCCGGCCCGGAGGCGACCGATGGCTCGCCCACCTGGACCCTGCATGATCCGGCCAGCAATCGGTTCTTCTCGCTGAGCTGGCCGGCCTTCGAGCTGCTGTCGCGCTGGTCGCTGGGCTCGATGCAGGGCCTGATCGATGCGGTGCATCGGGAGACCACGCTCGACGTGACCCCGGATGATGTGGAAGGCCTGGTGTCCATGCTGCAGGCCAATCACCTGCTGGTGGCCAGCCGGGTCGCCGACACCGAGCGCCTGGCGCGGCAGGCGCAGGCGATGCGCTTGTCACCGATGCAATGGTTGCTGAAGCACTATCTGTTCTTCCGCGTGCCGGTGTTGCAGCCGATGCGCTGGCTGCAGCGCATGAGCCGCTGGGTGCGCTGGGCGTATCAGCCGTCGTTCTGGGTGCTGACGGCGGGCCTGTCGCTGCTGGGGCTGGTGCTGGCGGCGCGTCGCTGGGATGAGTTCACCCACACGCTGACGACCTATGCGAACTGGCAAGGCCTGTTGGCCATCGGCCTGGCGCTCAGCGGCGCCAAGCTGCTGCATGAGCTGGGGCATGCGTTCACGGCGACCCATTTCGGCTGCCGCGTGCCCACGATGGGCGTGGCCTTTCTGGTGATGTGGCCGGTGCTCTACACCGACACCAACGAGGCCTGGAAGCTCACCTCGCGACGACAGCGGCTGTTGATCGGCGGGGCCGGGATGATGAGCGAGATGGCGCTGGCCTCGGTGGCGCTGCTGGCCTGGAGCCTGCTGCCGGACACGCCGGGCTGGGCGCCGATCCGCTCCGGTGCCTTCCTGCTGGCCACCACCACCTGGCTGCTGACGGTGACGATCAACGCCAGTCCGTTCATGCGCTTTGACGGCTACTTCCTGCTCTCCGATGCGGTCAACATGCCCAACCTGCATGAGCGGGCCTTCGCGATCGGTCGCTGGTGGCTGCGGGAGCGACTGTTCGGCTGGGGCGATCCGGCGCCGGAGCGTGTCGATCCCCGGCGCGAGCGGGCGCTGGTGGCCTTCGCTTTCGCCACCTGGCTGTATCGGCTGGTGCTGTTCTTCGGCATTGCACTGCTGGTCTATCACGCCTTTTTCAAGGCGCTGGGCCTGGTGCTGCTGGCGGTGGAACTGGGCTGGTTCATCGCGCGGCCGATCTGGCGGGAGATGTCGGCCTGGCGCCAGCGCGGTCGCTGGGCCTGGAACCGTGCCACGCGGCGAACCCTGCTGATCCTGGGCGGCGGCGTGCTGGTGCTGGTGTGGCCCTGGGCGGAGTCGATCCGTGCGCCGGCGGTGCTGGCGCCGCTGCAGGTGCAGACCGTCGCGGCCGCATATGCCTCGCAGGTGGTCGGCGAGGTGCCGAGGGAAGGGCAGGCGGTGAAGGCCGGTGAGGTGCTGCTGCGTCTGCGCTCACCCGACCTGGACATGCGGCTGCAGCAGGCCGAGCTGCAGGAGCAGCAACTGCAATGGCAGCTCAGCCAGCAGCCGTTCGACGAGAAGCTGCGAGAAGCCGGACCGGCCCTGCGCAAGCAATGGGAAGCGTCGGTGGCGGCGGTCCAGGGCCTGCGGGAGCAGCGCGATCAACTGGCGGTGCGCGCCCCCTTCAATGGCACGCTGGCCGAAGTGCCGGAGGATCTCCACCGCAATGCCTGGACGGCCCCGGGCGAGCGACTGCTGACGATCGCGGGCGGGCGGGGCAGCCGTGTCGATGCCTATGTGGACGAAGCGGCCCTGGACATGTTGCGTGTCGGCGAGACCGGGCGATTCGTGCCGGCGGCGCTGGAGAAGGCGGGCCGCGCCTGTCGGCTGACGCGCGTGGATCCGGTCCAGGTCGCGACGCTGGATCAACCCGCGGCGGCGGATCTGTACGGCGGCGGTGTGGCCGTTCAACGCCGACCGGAGGACGGCAAGCTCGTGCCGCTTCGCCCGACCTTCCATGTGCGGCTGGAAGGCTGTGAGGACAAGGACAGCAGCGCCGCACCGGTGCGGGAAGTGCCCGGGACGGTGCATCTGCAAGGTGAGCGCATGCCCTGGGTGGGGCGCGCGGTGCGCTGGGCTGCGGCGCTGTGGCAGCGCGAGGCCTCGCTGTAG
- a CDS encoding efflux RND transporter periplasmic adaptor subunit has product MTRRVGRLLPVMGLLISLGAVAQTTNPAADKDGRIRAQLAARNAVTVASEIPGRVASLRLREGDAFRAGEQLVGLDCSLYQSQVRKAEAATEATSAVVQSNQRMAELNSIGRLEVEQAQARLKEAQAELSGAKLLVSRCGINAPFSGRVARRHVAAHQYVNAGNPLLDIVETGQLEVQLIVPSKWLAWLKPGVSFQVDVEELGKRYPAKVQRLGAQIDPVSQTVAVFGVMDGSQPGLLPGMSGWAVFAQRP; this is encoded by the coding sequence ATGACGAGACGGGTGGGGCGACTGCTGCCGGTGATGGGCCTGCTCATCAGCCTGGGCGCGGTCGCGCAGACGACCAACCCGGCCGCCGACAAGGACGGCCGGATCCGCGCCCAACTGGCGGCGCGCAATGCGGTGACGGTGGCGTCGGAGATCCCGGGTCGGGTGGCCTCGCTGCGCCTGCGCGAAGGCGATGCCTTCCGCGCCGGCGAACAGCTGGTGGGGCTGGACTGCTCGCTCTATCAAAGCCAGGTCCGCAAGGCCGAGGCCGCAACCGAAGCGACCAGCGCGGTGGTGCAGTCCAACCAGCGCATGGCGGAGCTCAACTCCATCGGCCGGCTGGAAGTGGAACAGGCCCAGGCGCGTCTGAAGGAAGCCCAGGCGGAACTGTCCGGCGCGAAGCTGCTGGTGAGCCGCTGCGGCATCAACGCGCCCTTCAGCGGACGGGTGGCGCGGCGGCATGTGGCGGCCCATCAGTATGTGAATGCCGGCAATCCCCTGCTGGACATCGTGGAGACCGGTCAGCTGGAAGTGCAACTGATCGTCCCCTCCAAATGGCTGGCCTGGCTCAAGCCGGGCGTGAGCTTCCAGGTGGATGTCGAGGAACTCGGCAAGCGCTATCCGGCCAAGGTGCAACGGCTGGGCGCGCAGATCGATCCGGTGAGCCAGACGGTGGCCGTGTTCGGCGTGATGGACGGCAGCCAGCCGGGCCTGCTGCCGGGCATGAGCGGCTGGGCCGTGTTTGCGCAGCGGCCGTGA
- a CDS encoding efflux RND transporter periplasmic adaptor subunit — MNAVERATPLVSLLQLQRRAREAATVQSLGFVIVNETLQLAPYRQAALWTASGLGQVAAVSGPPEPDPQAPYVQWLTLLCRHLMREAVPAGEVAVAALPELVRADWDHWLPAHALWLPMGRDAQPADAGLLLARDDPWTAHEIALLQELVHAYGHALQGFHPQKSWRERLWRPWKQGKLRRWVLAGLVLGGLCPVRLTVLAPAEVVPQDPFMVRAPLEGVIDRFDVRPNQAVQPGTPLFSLDTTALRARMEVARKAVDTAQEEYRQSAQAAVTNDKNRADVALRRGKVQEKVVELDYTAEQLARVQVKSDRAGIAVFADANDWLGKAVNLGERVLLVADPAKVELVAWVPAADLLPMAAGDVLTLYPQGAPLKSYEAKVQSVAYRAEVTREGFLAYRVKAVFDAGQAAPRIGQLGTARLHGGWAPLVYVALRRPLAVARQWLGW, encoded by the coding sequence ATGAACGCGGTTGAACGAGCGACCCCGCTGGTCAGCCTGCTGCAATTGCAGCGGCGGGCGCGGGAAGCGGCGACGGTGCAGTCGCTGGGTTTCGTGATCGTCAACGAGACGCTGCAGCTGGCACCGTATCGCCAGGCCGCGCTGTGGACCGCGTCCGGCCTCGGTCAGGTGGCGGCGGTGTCCGGTCCGCCGGAGCCCGATCCGCAAGCGCCGTATGTGCAGTGGCTGACGCTGCTGTGCCGCCATCTGATGCGCGAAGCCGTGCCGGCCGGCGAGGTCGCCGTGGCCGCCTTGCCTGAGTTGGTGCGGGCCGATTGGGACCATTGGCTGCCGGCGCACGCGCTGTGGCTGCCGATGGGCCGCGATGCGCAGCCCGCCGATGCCGGCTTGCTGCTGGCGCGTGATGACCCGTGGACCGCCCATGAAATTGCCTTGCTGCAGGAATTGGTGCATGCCTACGGCCATGCGCTGCAGGGCTTTCATCCGCAGAAGTCCTGGCGCGAGCGGCTGTGGCGGCCCTGGAAGCAAGGCAAGCTGCGGCGCTGGGTGCTGGCCGGTCTGGTGCTCGGCGGCCTGTGCCCCGTGCGGCTGACCGTGCTGGCGCCGGCGGAAGTGGTCCCGCAGGATCCCTTCATGGTTCGCGCGCCGCTGGAGGGGGTGATCGACCGTTTCGATGTGCGTCCCAATCAAGCGGTGCAGCCCGGCACGCCACTGTTCAGCCTGGACACGACCGCGCTGCGGGCTCGCATGGAGGTCGCCCGCAAGGCGGTCGACACCGCGCAGGAGGAATATCGCCAGTCCGCCCAGGCCGCGGTGACCAACGACAAGAACCGGGCCGACGTCGCCTTGCGGCGCGGCAAGGTGCAGGAGAAAGTCGTCGAGCTGGACTACACCGCCGAGCAATTGGCCCGGGTGCAGGTGAAGTCCGATCGCGCCGGCATCGCGGTTTTCGCCGATGCCAACGACTGGCTGGGCAAAGCGGTCAACCTCGGCGAACGGGTGCTGCTGGTGGCCGATCCGGCCAAGGTGGAGCTGGTGGCCTGGGTGCCCGCCGCAGACCTGCTGCCGATGGCGGCCGGCGATGTGCTGACGCTTTATCCGCAAGGCGCGCCGCTGAAGTCGTATGAGGCCAAGGTGCAGAGCGTGGCCTACCGCGCTGAAGTGACGCGCGAGGGCTTTCTGGCCTATCGGGTGAAGGCGGTCTTTGACGCGGGCCAGGCGGCGCCGCGCATCGGGCAGTTGGGCACCGCCCGGCTGCACGGCGGCTGGGCGCCGCTGGTGTATGTGGCGCTGCGGCGGCCGCTGGCTGTCGCACGGCAGTGGCTGGGCTGGTGA